In Streptomyces sp. SLBN-118, the following are encoded in one genomic region:
- a CDS encoding transglutaminase-like domain-containing protein, translating into MHDESPDVPADRSADRRLQFAEEARSERPDLAALCLLVGAVADPAVDDAALDAAQIELDRLAGLLPFGLTAPRAWAAALADLLGGRLGFRGSPGDYQRLESSLLHAVLRRRRGLPILLSVVWIEVARRAGAPVYGVALPGHFVVGFGDPAATDEHVLVDPFAGGRLLTGPDAELLVAGATGGPLDPSMLTAADPLDVVLRILNNIRAWAATRPERSDVALWAVDLSLLLPSHPARLRYERAQLLVQRGEFLTGAAELDAYADLVAAVDRAAADSIKGRARAARAMLN; encoded by the coding sequence ATGCACGACGAATCCCCCGACGTCCCCGCCGACCGGTCCGCCGACCGGCGACTGCAGTTCGCCGAGGAGGCCCGCTCCGAGCGGCCCGACCTCGCGGCGCTGTGCCTGCTGGTGGGCGCGGTGGCGGACCCGGCCGTGGACGACGCCGCCCTGGACGCGGCCCAGATCGAACTGGACCGGCTGGCCGGACTGCTCCCCTTCGGTCTCACCGCACCCCGCGCGTGGGCCGCGGCACTGGCCGACCTCCTCGGCGGACGCCTCGGCTTCAGGGGCTCGCCCGGTGACTACCAGCGCCTGGAGTCGTCCCTGCTGCACGCGGTCCTGCGGCGCCGCCGGGGCCTGCCCATCCTGCTCTCGGTGGTATGGATCGAGGTCGCCCGCCGGGCTGGGGCGCCGGTGTACGGGGTCGCCCTGCCCGGCCACTTCGTGGTCGGCTTCGGCGACCCGGCCGCGACGGACGAGCACGTCCTCGTGGACCCCTTCGCGGGCGGCCGACTGCTGACCGGACCGGACGCTGAACTGCTGGTCGCAGGGGCAACGGGCGGGCCGCTCGACCCGTCGATGCTGACCGCGGCGGATCCGCTGGACGTGGTGCTGCGCATCCTCAACAACATCCGGGCATGGGCGGCGACCCGACCGGAACGCTCGGACGTCGCCCTGTGGGCGGTCGACCTGTCGCTGCTGCTGCCGTCCCATCCGGCACGGCTGCGCTACGAGCGGGCGCAACTGCTCGTACAGCGCGGGGAGTTCCTGACGGGCGCGGCGGAACTGGACGCGTACGCGGACCTGGTGGCGGCGGTGGACCGCGCCGCGGCGGACTCGATCAAGGGGCGGGCGCGGGCGGCGCGGGCGATGCTGAACTGA